From the Palaemon carinicauda isolate YSFRI2023 chromosome 42, ASM3689809v2, whole genome shotgun sequence genome, one window contains:
- the LOC137632962 gene encoding uncharacterized protein: protein MEEQNKLLKEELRLSKEREERLLIENERLNWENAAMQKELRELKGTVERVEECVEMRMRENEERMEKRMEDMMGQVMGMMKTIMGEGAVGGVSSASGNGLVVKEKVKVGDNGKGSDSDSSNSDGDIEDKGIRHSKDEQKGERKDERKGKSDVKKGKKKYQADSKDDREWVKVVSKKKGKKGMVKDRNLSVEVDSLYSNEEEGNKGVDSDDSSENERDVCKTVFMREVPRCERFNEHSSRDVNDFFKEYERYCQDKYGDSKRVWARELGEYLTGYLLTMYGVIMSVGDVDYESVKTRIIEQVKRMKGSVRYKRKNDFDEARMNAGEAISMYVCRLETLARKKYGDEGINENKELMRKFLATVPENVCEFINLKRKEKMRWTQERLTWDDILEIVEDYELDRCMKESKSVSVRTGMEESVIEFGSYKDAILRGPMRVADNVVDRSVWASNVGIPVRTNEGFRQGNWRNRDRSVSAHRGMSDSCVRNEKCYRCGKEGHKKNECRWALGACFGCGETGHRISDCKKEKVIKCYRCGMTGHVASGCRSNRMNVICGNCGKDGHYARMCKEPRGKCTECGADGHVARVCRKKGISQPGCSGN from the coding sequence atggaagagcagaacaagttactgaaggaggaattgcggctgagtaaggagcgtgaggagaggttgctaatagagaatgagaggttgaactgggagaatgcggcgatgcaaaaggagcttagggagttaaaggggacagtagagagagtggaagaatgtgttgagatgaggatgcgagagaatgaagaacgaatggagaaacgaatggaagatatgatggggcaagtcatggggatgatgaaaactataatgggtgaaggtgcagtcggaggagtgtcctcagcttcgggtaatgggttggtagtgaaagagaaggttaaggtaggtgataatgggaaaggaagtgatagtgatagtagtaatagtgatggtgatattgaagataagggaattaggcatagtaaggatgaacagaaaggtgagaggaaagatgaaaggaaaggtaaaagtgatgtgaagaaagggaagaaaaagtatcaggctgatagcaaggacgatcgtgaatgggtgaaagtggtaagtaagaaaaagggtaagaaaggaatggttaaggataggaatttaagtgtggaagtggattcattatattcgaatgaggaagaaggtaacaagggagtagacagtgatgatagcagtgagaatgaacgtgatgtgtgtaagactgtgtttatgagagaggtacctcggtgtgaaaggttcaatgagcatagcagtagggatgtaaatgattttttcaaggagtatgagaggtattgtcaggataagtatggtgatagtaaaagagtttgggctagggagttaggagaatatttgactgggtatttgttgacgatgtatggagtgataatgagtgtaggggacgttgattatgaaagtgtgaaaacgagaataattgagcaggtaaaacgtatgaaagggagtgttaggtataagcgtaaaaatgattttgatgaggcaaggatgaatgcaggagaagctatatcaatgtacgtatgtaggttggaaactttagctaggaagaagtatggggatgaaggtataaatgagaataaggagttaatgaggaagtttttggcaacagtacctgagaatgtgtgtgaatttattaatttgaaacgcaaagagaaaatgaggtggacgcaagagagattgacatgggatgatatactagagatagttgaggattatgagttagataggtgcatgaaagaaagtaaatctgtgagtgtaagaactggaatggaagaaagtgtaatagaatttggtagttataaggacgcaattttgagaggaccgatgagggtagctgataatgtagtagataggagtgtttgggcgagtaatgtgggaatacctgtaaggacaaatgaaggatttaggcagggtaattggcgcaatagggataggagtgttagtgcgcatcgaggtatgtcagatagttgtgtccgtaatgaaaagtgttataggtgtggaaaggaaggtcataagaagaatgaatgtagatgggcattaggagcatgtttcgggtgtggagagacagggcatcgtattagcgactgtaagaaagagaaagtgattaagtgttatcggtgtggtatgactgggcacgtagcaagtggatgtaggagtaatcgtatgaatgtgatatgtggtaattgtggtaaggatggtcattatgctagaatgtgcaaggagccgcggggtaagtgtactgaatgtggtgcagatgggcatgtagctagagtatgtaggaagaagggaataagtcagccaggatgttcgggaaactag